The following are encoded in a window of Variovorax paradoxus genomic DNA:
- a CDS encoding adenylate/guanylate cyclase domain-containing protein, translating to MDRRSPPPAFSLRTPTRRNLRWASGLVLMAYITAHLLNHSLGIVSFAAAETVLRGVQKFWHSLPGTLLLYGAALTHLALAVAALWERRTLRMPPLEGLRVLLGFALPLLLATHLTAMRGAWLAYGIEGSYVRVVWGLWDLAGAGAQLGMMLAAWAHGCLGLHFALRVRPLYRRLFAPLLAIAVLLPVTAAMGFVSMGREFQWTGVPPVTLPTPEQGRALNAAETDLKLYYALALLALLAAYAARSRLARRANGTTVALRYPDRTVRVPPGWSVLEASRSHGIAHVSICGGRARCSTCRVRVNGAPEHIGTPGRDEQRTLERVRAPDDVRLACQLRPRGSIEVTPLFAPLPREGRPAPVGRFGHERDVAILFVDLRRWSGLSERQWPFDLAYVLDRYFAIVGAAVRESGGVPNQFIGDSVMAIFGLESDLPTACRQALRATQLIGERMEAWNVDFQSQFGQHLDFGMGLHAGRAAVGEVGYLETTTFTAIGEVVNTASRLQDHSKTASARLVVSQFAAQQAGAEETLGPVDTLEVRGRSEPLAVMYSRAAQTP from the coding sequence ATGGACAGACGTTCCCCACCTCCCGCTTTTTCACTGAGGACGCCGACTCGGCGCAACCTCCGCTGGGCGAGCGGGCTGGTGCTGATGGCCTACATCACGGCGCACCTGCTGAACCATTCGCTGGGCATCGTCTCCTTCGCCGCGGCCGAAACCGTGCTGCGCGGCGTGCAGAAGTTCTGGCACAGCCTGCCCGGCACGCTGCTGCTGTACGGCGCCGCCCTCACCCACCTCGCGCTGGCCGTGGCCGCGCTGTGGGAGCGCCGCACCCTGCGCATGCCGCCGCTCGAAGGCCTGCGCGTGCTGCTCGGCTTTGCGCTGCCGCTGCTGCTGGCCACCCACCTCACCGCCATGCGCGGCGCCTGGCTGGCCTACGGCATCGAGGGCTCGTACGTGCGCGTGGTGTGGGGCCTGTGGGACCTGGCCGGCGCGGGTGCGCAGCTGGGCATGATGCTCGCCGCCTGGGCCCACGGCTGCCTCGGCCTGCACTTCGCGCTGCGTGTGCGCCCGCTCTACCGGCGCCTGTTCGCGCCGCTGCTCGCCATCGCCGTGCTGCTGCCGGTGACCGCCGCGATGGGCTTCGTCTCGATGGGGCGCGAGTTCCAGTGGACCGGCGTGCCGCCCGTCACCTTGCCGACGCCCGAACAGGGCCGCGCACTCAACGCCGCCGAGACCGACCTCAAGCTCTACTACGCATTGGCGCTGCTGGCCCTGCTCGCGGCCTACGCGGCGCGCAGCCGGCTCGCCCGACGTGCAAACGGCACCACCGTCGCGCTGCGCTACCCCGACCGCACCGTGCGCGTGCCGCCCGGCTGGAGCGTGCTCGAAGCCAGCCGCTCCCACGGCATCGCGCACGTGTCGATCTGCGGCGGACGCGCGCGCTGCTCCACCTGCCGCGTGCGCGTGAACGGCGCCCCCGAACACATCGGCACGCCGGGCCGCGACGAGCAGCGCACGCTCGAACGCGTGCGCGCCCCGGACGACGTGCGGCTGGCCTGCCAGCTGCGCCCGCGCGGCAGCATCGAGGTGACGCCGCTGTTCGCGCCACTGCCACGCGAAGGCCGACCCGCGCCGGTCGGCCGCTTCGGGCACGAGCGCGACGTGGCGATTTTGTTCGTCGACCTGCGGCGCTGGTCGGGCCTGTCGGAGCGGCAGTGGCCCTTCGACCTGGCCTACGTGCTCGACCGCTACTTCGCCATCGTGGGCGCCGCCGTGCGCGAGAGCGGCGGCGTGCCCAACCAGTTCATCGGCGACAGCGTGATGGCCATCTTCGGCCTCGAGAGCGACCTGCCCACCGCCTGCCGGCAGGCACTGCGCGCCACCCAACTCATCGGCGAGCGCATGGAGGCGTGGAACGTTGACTTCCAGTCCCAGTTCGGCCAGCACCTGGACTTCGGCATGGGCCTGCACGCCGGGCGCGCGGCCGTCGGCGAGGTCGGCTACCTCGAGACCACCACCTTCACCGCCATCGGCGAAGTGGTCAACACCGCGAGCCGCCTGCAGGACCATTCCAAGACCGCCTCGGCGCGGCTCGTGGTCTCGCAGTTCGCGGCGCAGCAGGCCGGTGCCGAAGAGACGTTGGGGCCGGTCGACACGCTGGAGGTGCGCGGGCGCTCCGAGCCGCTGGCCGTGATGTATTCGCGCGCTGCACAAACGCCCTGA
- a CDS encoding Crp/Fnr family transcriptional regulator: MALPNPPRSSLALRRIALLEGLSDDRFDQLARQCLWHSVAAGKPLMLRADLQGEVFLLVSGRVRVTTYAANGRQVTFRDSDAGAHFGDIAALDGGPRSADVVTLEPCVVASLDRAAFLALLREEPLVAERVMQRLAALVRQLSERVIDLSTLGVQNRLHAELLRLAREAGIDGNEAWLEPAPKHAALASQISTNREQVTRELNTLVRSGVLRKDGKALVVADAERLAQMVSQVRGD, encoded by the coding sequence ATGGCCCTCCCGAACCCACCCCGCTCCAGCCTCGCGCTGCGCCGCATCGCGCTGCTCGAAGGCCTGTCCGACGACCGCTTCGACCAGCTGGCGCGCCAGTGCCTGTGGCACAGCGTGGCGGCCGGCAAGCCGCTGATGCTGCGCGCCGACCTGCAGGGCGAGGTGTTCCTGCTGGTGTCAGGCCGTGTGCGGGTGACGACCTATGCGGCGAACGGTCGGCAGGTGACTTTTCGCGATTCGGACGCCGGCGCGCATTTCGGTGACATCGCCGCTTTGGACGGCGGACCGCGCTCGGCCGACGTGGTCACGCTCGAACCCTGCGTGGTCGCCAGCCTGGACCGCGCGGCCTTCCTCGCGCTGCTGCGCGAGGAGCCGCTGGTGGCCGAGCGCGTGATGCAGCGGCTGGCCGCGCTGGTGCGACAGCTGTCGGAGCGGGTGATCGACCTGAGCACGCTCGGCGTGCAGAACCGCCTGCATGCCGAGCTGCTGCGCCTGGCGCGCGAGGCGGGCATCGACGGCAACGAGGCCTGGCTGGAGCCCGCGCCCAAGCACGCGGCGCTGGCCAGCCAGATCAGCACCAACCGCGAGCAGGTGACCCGCGAACTCAACACGCTGGTGCGCAGCGGCGTGCTGCGCAAGGACGGCAAGGCGCTGGTGGTGGCCGATGCCGAGCGCCTCGCGCAGATGGTGTCGCAGGTGCGCGGCGACTAG
- a CDS encoding DoxX family protein, producing MNTQAAPLASAASASSSFLATPAARDDAGKLVLRVSVGVLMLLHGIFKLSAGVGFISGMLAKAGLPGGLAYLVFVGEIVAPLLMIAGVWTRAAAAVVVINMLVALGLVHMADLFALTKQGGWALELQGLYLFGALSVALMGAGRLSVAGPNGRWN from the coding sequence ATGAACACCCAGGCAGCTCCCCTCGCCTCCGCCGCTTCGGCGTCTTCTTCGTTCCTTGCCACGCCGGCTGCCCGCGACGACGCCGGCAAGCTGGTGCTGCGCGTGTCGGTCGGCGTGCTGATGCTGCTGCACGGCATCTTCAAGCTCTCGGCCGGCGTCGGCTTCATCAGCGGCATGCTGGCCAAGGCCGGCCTGCCGGGCGGGCTGGCCTACCTCGTGTTCGTGGGAGAAATCGTCGCGCCGCTGCTGATGATCGCGGGCGTCTGGACGCGCGCCGCCGCCGCCGTGGTCGTCATCAACATGCTCGTGGCCCTCGGCCTCGTGCACATGGCCGACCTGTTCGCGCTGACCAAGCAGGGCGGCTGGGCGCTGGAACTGCAGGGGCTGTACCTGTTCGGCGCGCTGAGCGTGGCGTTGATGGGCGCGGGCCGCCTGAGCGTCGCCGGACCCAACGGCCGCTGGAACTGA
- a CDS encoding Bug family tripartite tricarboxylate transporter substrate binding protein produces MNPFSFPTGPALSRRGLIRAAAATSLGGLLPYSANAQPAVNRLIVPFPAGGPADFMGRLLSEKLKDELGRPVMVDNRPGAGTRLAAEVLKNAPADGTTMLLAPVDPMFIGPAIYANMRFNPATDFKPVSDVSGIQFGLAVSATSPVKTLAQFVQAAKANPDQGSIGITTVGSLLHFLAMDFVALSRSGATLVPYRGGAAMVTELIGGQVASGMDATTTLTEYHRAGKLRVLAVAGDKRADGLPDVPTFAESGYPTLVASSRYVLYAHANTAPATLAQWNRAVRKVLAMPDVREKLSRVGYDLLPGASSEDVVRYTDALAARWLPVIKASGYKGD; encoded by the coding sequence ATGAACCCCTTCTCTTTCCCCACCGGCCCCGCACTCTCACGGCGTGGCCTCATCCGCGCGGCAGCGGCCACCAGCTTGGGCGGCCTGCTGCCGTACAGCGCGAACGCGCAGCCGGCGGTTAATCGCCTGATCGTGCCCTTCCCGGCCGGCGGCCCGGCCGACTTCATGGGCCGGCTGCTGTCTGAAAAGCTCAAGGACGAACTCGGCCGCCCGGTCATGGTCGACAACCGCCCCGGCGCCGGCACGCGCCTGGCGGCCGAGGTGCTGAAGAACGCACCCGCCGACGGCACCACCATGCTGCTGGCACCGGTCGACCCGATGTTCATCGGCCCCGCCATCTACGCCAACATGCGCTTCAACCCGGCCACCGACTTCAAGCCCGTGAGCGACGTGAGCGGCATCCAGTTCGGCCTGGCCGTGAGCGCCACCTCGCCGGTGAAGACGCTGGCCCAGTTCGTCCAGGCCGCCAAGGCCAACCCCGACCAGGGCTCGATCGGCATCACCACCGTGGGCTCGCTGCTGCACTTCCTGGCGATGGACTTCGTGGCCCTGTCGCGCAGCGGTGCCACGCTGGTGCCCTACCGCGGCGGCGCGGCCATGGTCACCGAGCTGATCGGCGGCCAGGTGGCCTCGGGCATGGACGCCACCACCACCCTCACCGAGTACCACCGCGCGGGCAAGCTGCGCGTGCTGGCCGTGGCCGGCGACAAGCGCGCCGACGGCCTGCCCGACGTGCCGACCTTCGCCGAGTCGGGCTACCCGACGCTGGTGGCCTCGTCGCGCTACGTGCTCTACGCCCACGCGAACACGGCACCCGCCACGCTGGCGCAGTGGAACCGGGCCGTGCGCAAGGTGCTGGCGATGCCCGACGTGCGCGAAAAGCTCAGCCGCGTGGGCTACGACCTGCTGCCCGGCGCGTCGAGCGAAGACGTCGTGCGCTACACCGACGCGCTGGCCGCGCGCTGGCTGCCGGTGATCAAGGCTTCGGGCTACAAGGGCGACTGA
- a CDS encoding amidase family protein has translation MTSSPALWQRSAAHIADAVRRREVSCREVTTSVLARIAALNPRLNALAEVLADEALASADAADARTLRGDTLGPLHGVPVSIKVNVDQAGHATTNGVIPLKDHIAREDAPVVAHWRSAGAVIVGRSNTATYSSRWFTDNGVHGRTLNPWDAAVTPGGSSGGAAAAVASGMGALAHGNDIGGSIRYPAYACGVAGLRPTAGRVPAFNPSATSERGITPQLMSVQGPLARSIADLRLGYEAMARPDARDPNWVPMPHDLPRPAGPLRVALFKRTPGIPVDPAVTQALDDAARWLQQAGYEVDEAELPFFHEAAALWRTLTVDDSRRNIIAGVEQHGDDVMQRSQRYMLEGMAETDRDGFLDALARRQALLRSWSVFMQTHPLVLMPVSWQRPCPQDEDIASLERARALIDAQSPLLATAALGMPGLAVPTGMAGGAPMGVQLLAWRFREDLLLEAGQVLEDAARFTPLVAQA, from the coding sequence ATGACTTCATCTCCCGCCCTCTGGCAGCGCAGTGCCGCCCACATCGCCGACGCCGTGCGCCGCCGCGAGGTGTCCTGCCGCGAAGTGACGACCAGCGTGCTCGCGCGCATCGCCGCACTCAACCCGCGCCTCAATGCCCTGGCCGAGGTGCTGGCCGACGAGGCCCTGGCCAGCGCCGATGCCGCCGACGCGCGCACGCTGCGCGGCGACACGCTGGGCCCGCTGCACGGCGTGCCGGTGAGCATCAAGGTCAACGTGGACCAGGCCGGCCACGCCACCACCAACGGTGTGATCCCGCTGAAGGACCACATCGCCCGCGAAGACGCGCCGGTGGTCGCGCACTGGCGCAGCGCGGGCGCCGTCATCGTGGGTCGCAGCAACACCGCGACCTACTCGTCGCGCTGGTTCACCGACAACGGCGTGCACGGCCGCACGCTGAACCCGTGGGACGCGGCCGTCACGCCCGGCGGCTCCAGCGGCGGCGCGGCGGCGGCGGTGGCCAGCGGCATGGGCGCGCTGGCGCACGGCAACGACATCGGCGGCTCGATCCGCTACCCCGCGTACGCCTGCGGCGTGGCCGGCCTGCGCCCCACGGCCGGCCGCGTGCCGGCCTTCAACCCGAGCGCGACGAGCGAGCGCGGCATCACGCCGCAGCTCATGTCGGTGCAAGGGCCGCTGGCGCGCAGCATCGCCGACCTGCGCCTGGGCTACGAAGCCATGGCACGCCCCGATGCGCGCGACCCGAACTGGGTGCCGATGCCGCACGACCTGCCGCGCCCCGCCGGTCCGCTGCGCGTGGCGCTGTTCAAGCGCACGCCGGGCATTCCGGTCGACCCGGCCGTCACGCAGGCACTGGACGACGCCGCGCGCTGGCTGCAGCAGGCGGGCTACGAGGTCGACGAAGCCGAGCTTCCCTTCTTCCACGAAGCCGCGGCCCTGTGGCGCACGCTGACCGTGGACGACAGCCGCCGCAACATCATTGCCGGCGTCGAGCAGCACGGCGACGACGTCATGCAGCGCAGCCAGCGCTACATGCTCGAAGGCATGGCCGAGACCGACCGCGATGGTTTTCTCGACGCACTCGCGCGGCGCCAGGCGCTGCTGCGCAGCTGGTCGGTGTTCATGCAGACCCATCCGCTGGTGCTGATGCCCGTGTCGTGGCAGCGCCCCTGCCCACAGGACGAAGACATCGCGAGCCTCGAACGCGCCCGCGCCCTCATCGACGCCCAGAGCCCGCTGCTCGCGACTGCCGCGCTGGGCATGCCCGGCCTCGCCGTGCCCACCGGCATGGCCGGCGGCGCGCCCATGGGCGTGCAGCTGCTCGCCTGGCGCTTCCGCGAAGACCTGCTGCTGGAGGCCGGCCAGGTGCTCGAAGACGCCGCCCGCTTCACGCCGCTGGTCGCGCAGGCCTGA
- a CDS encoding FadR/GntR family transcriptional regulator, translating to MPPSQPKPSLTRDKRVKRSDQVVDNIKRWVVQTQQQVGNKLPQEKELIEQLGVSRGTVREALAALQVQGLVAISTGPNGGATLTQASYDQCLQAVSNFLYFQPVDITMLYALRRVVEPELAANVATRLSEADLAALEALIGHSHPAHGGSEDWNERREADLLFHDRLTEACSSPFLALVCRLLNDVIRRVIIVRNALTEFDQFDEEIVHSHTDLLDALRARDPVRAREVMRVHMEHAEALALEAESRVDRGSLLMKKPTG from the coding sequence ATGCCCCCTTCCCAACCCAAGCCTTCGCTCACGCGCGACAAGCGCGTGAAGCGCTCCGACCAGGTGGTCGACAACATCAAGCGCTGGGTCGTCCAGACCCAGCAGCAGGTCGGCAACAAGCTGCCGCAGGAGAAAGAGCTGATCGAGCAGCTCGGAGTGTCGCGCGGCACGGTGCGCGAGGCGTTGGCCGCGCTGCAGGTGCAGGGGCTGGTCGCGATCAGCACCGGCCCCAACGGCGGCGCCACGCTCACGCAGGCCTCGTACGACCAGTGCCTGCAGGCGGTGTCGAACTTCCTGTACTTCCAGCCGGTCGACATCACGATGCTGTACGCGCTGCGGCGCGTGGTCGAGCCTGAGCTGGCCGCCAACGTGGCCACGCGCCTGAGCGAGGCCGACCTGGCCGCGCTGGAAGCGCTGATTGGCCACAGCCACCCGGCGCACGGCGGCAGCGAGGACTGGAACGAGCGCCGCGAGGCCGACCTGCTCTTTCACGACCGCCTCACCGAAGCCTGCAGCAGCCCCTTTCTCGCGCTGGTCTGCCGCCTGCTCAACGATGTGATCCGCCGCGTGATCATCGTGCGCAATGCGCTCACGGAGTTCGACCAGTTCGACGAGGAAATCGTGCACAGCCACACCGACCTGCTCGACGCGCTGCGCGCCCGCGACCCCGTGCGTGCGCGCGAAGTCATGCGCGTGCACATGGAACACGCCGAAGCCCTGGCCCTGGAGGCCGAATCCCGCGTCGACCGCGGCAGCCTGCTCATGAAGAAACCGACCGGCTGA